One genomic window of Paeniglutamicibacter sp. Y32M11 includes the following:
- a CDS encoding response regulator transcription factor — protein sequence MNNLVIQTVGLRQEICSELSERNYEVLTSEKSNVMDMGEKNNPSLVVVDGDSAPSMVLELCRSVHQKYKVPILVVATAMDEIDELLAYAVGVDDCVIGPLSIRRVVAKIEALNRRSRGFENVADPLTGVLRHGELSLDVASRLVSVSGNHVSLTRTEFEILTLLMLRPHHVIKRQNIVEKVWPNWFGDERVVEVHLSRLRRKVLLAGGPRIAESVRGVGYRLGVLQPA from the coding sequence ATGAATAATCTCGTGATTCAAACAGTTGGTCTTCGTCAGGAAATTTGTTCGGAACTTAGTGAACGTAATTATGAAGTTCTTACGTCAGAAAAGTCGAACGTGATGGACATGGGTGAAAAGAACAACCCCTCGCTCGTGGTTGTTGATGGGGACAGTGCTCCAAGCATGGTGCTGGAACTTTGTCGCTCCGTGCACCAGAAGTACAAAGTTCCGATCTTGGTGGTTGCCACCGCAATGGACGAAATTGATGAACTTCTGGCCTACGCCGTGGGCGTCGATGATTGCGTAATTGGCCCGCTGTCCATCCGACGAGTGGTTGCCAAAATCGAGGCGTTGAATCGTCGATCTCGCGGTTTCGAAAACGTCGCAGACCCGTTGACAGGGGTCCTTCGCCATGGCGAATTGTCCCTTGACGTGGCATCACGTTTGGTCAGTGTCTCCGGCAACCACGTCTCACTGACGAGAACTGAATTCGAGATTCTGACGCTTCTTATGCTGCGACCGCATCACGTCATCAAACGCCAAAATATCGTGGAGAAAGTGTGGCCGAATTGGTTTGGAGACGAACGCGTTGTCGAGGTTCACCTTTCACGGCTTCGTCGGAAAGTTCTCCTGGCCGGCGGACCTCGTATTGCCGAATCAGTTCGCGGTGTTGGATATAGGTTGGGAGTCTTGCAACCGGCTTGA